The Parvibaculaceae bacterium PLY_AMNH_Bact1 genome window below encodes:
- a CDS encoding DUF459 domain-containing protein (Derived by automated computational analysis using gene prediction method: Protein Homology.): MNVVILGDSLGDGLWAGLYRELKSDPRFNITKRSKVSTGFVRKDYFDWNSEVEKVLAEEQVDIAVVMIGTNDRQVLVDDQGRRHRLRAPGWEAAYKARVDRFTQSLTDRGVLVYWVGLPVMRSPRFGGDMRYFNTIYEERAAANGVPFIPTWNDLADASGAYQAYGPDTNGRRRLLRADDGIHFTLAGYRVLASVVADDLVRDRNAGVLPGEAAPIQRSAVETEDLPETVEVVPAPTNTTPPAEASPLVASSVETQPSDMPELRPGRADDWRWPRL, translated from the coding sequence ATGAATGTGGTGATTTTAGGGGACTCCCTGGGGGATGGGCTGTGGGCAGGCCTTTACCGTGAACTCAAATCAGATCCGCGTTTCAATATTACAAAGCGCTCCAAAGTGTCGACGGGATTTGTTCGTAAAGATTATTTCGACTGGAATTCAGAAGTTGAAAAGGTGCTCGCTGAGGAACAGGTCGATATTGCTGTTGTGATGATCGGGACTAATGATCGACAGGTTCTGGTTGATGATCAGGGGCGTCGCCACCGACTGCGCGCGCCTGGCTGGGAAGCTGCTTACAAAGCGCGGGTTGATCGATTTACGCAGTCACTGACGGACCGTGGTGTTTTGGTGTATTGGGTTGGCCTTCCTGTGATGCGCAGCCCACGCTTTGGTGGTGATATGCGCTATTTCAACACCATCTATGAGGAACGTGCGGCGGCCAACGGGGTGCCGTTCATTCCGACTTGGAATGATTTGGCGGATGCGTCAGGGGCCTATCAGGCTTATGGGCCAGACACGAATGGTCGGCGCAGGTTGCTCCGGGCAGATGACGGCATTCACTTTACACTTGCGGGCTACCGTGTTTTGGCATCCGTGGTTGCTGATGATCTCGTGCGGGACAGAAATGCGGGTGTTCTTCCTGGGGAGGCAGCGCCCATTCAGCGCTCTGCGGTCGAGACTGAAGACCTGCCTGAAACTGTTGAGGTGGTGCCCGCGCCGACGAACACCACGCCTCCTGCTGAGGCCTCTCCATTGGTTGCTTCATCAGTCGAGACGCAACCAAGCGATATGCCTGAGCTTCGTCCCGGGCGAGCGGATGATTGGCGTTGGCCCAGACTCTGA
- a CDS encoding VWA domain-containing protein (Derived by automated computational analysis using gene prediction method: Protein Homology.), with protein MSQVLSNFVRALRAQDVRVSISESVDAGRVAELVGFEDRQVLKDALSQVLAKTDDEKFAFNECFDQFFAFDQFKPPKPANNENESESEQSQEGEGQAGEEGDEQDGEGGESEGTGQPSDSGSAPGSDGSGSDDREGAAEGAEASPDRDLTALLESGDDVELQAQLAAAGREVGADRIRLFTQRGLFTRRIMEAMGLDGLNETISQEQRSGTSAGEARADNLRELREAFRLEVRDYVERQLELYTANAGRQLREEVLSKINISNVDRRDFKLMQALVRKMAKRLLALNSRRKKKARRGQLDVRRTIRQNIEYDGLMFDIAWKQTKVDRPKVVAICDVSGSVAQYATFLLMFLYSLTEVLPKVRAFAFSNQLGEVTDLFGEKKIEEAIAEALSVHGGGSTDYGQAFEDFEAIALDDIDHRTTVLVLGDARSNFGDPRADILDKIHDRARRVLWLNPEGKTLWNTGDSEMKRLSPHCDRAVVCSSLNDLERIVSDILRTAV; from the coding sequence ATGAGCCAGGTTCTCTCCAATTTCGTCCGGGCGCTGCGCGCGCAGGATGTGCGTGTCTCGATTTCCGAGAGCGTAGATGCTGGCCGCGTGGCGGAGCTTGTTGGTTTTGAAGACCGACAGGTTTTGAAAGACGCTCTCTCCCAAGTTCTCGCAAAAACGGATGACGAGAAGTTCGCGTTCAACGAATGTTTCGATCAATTCTTCGCGTTTGATCAGTTCAAGCCGCCAAAACCGGCGAACAATGAGAACGAATCTGAAAGCGAGCAGTCTCAAGAGGGCGAGGGTCAAGCAGGCGAAGAAGGTGACGAGCAAGATGGCGAGGGTGGAGAGAGCGAAGGCACCGGGCAGCCAAGCGACAGTGGCTCTGCGCCAGGCTCTGACGGATCAGGCTCTGATGATCGTGAAGGTGCCGCCGAGGGAGCGGAGGCATCTCCTGATCGCGATCTAACAGCGCTGCTTGAGAGTGGTGATGATGTCGAGCTGCAGGCGCAGCTTGCGGCGGCTGGTCGTGAAGTCGGGGCGGACCGGATCCGGTTGTTCACGCAGCGGGGGCTCTTTACCCGTCGCATCATGGAGGCGATGGGTCTTGATGGCTTGAACGAGACGATTTCTCAAGAGCAAAGATCGGGCACATCCGCGGGCGAGGCACGCGCGGACAATCTGCGTGAATTGCGCGAAGCCTTTCGGTTGGAAGTCCGCGATTATGTTGAGCGGCAATTGGAGCTCTATACGGCCAACGCAGGCCGACAGCTCAGAGAAGAAGTTCTTTCCAAGATCAACATATCCAATGTCGACCGGCGTGACTTCAAGCTCATGCAAGCGCTCGTACGCAAAATGGCGAAACGCCTTCTTGCGCTCAATTCTCGTCGTAAGAAAAAGGCCCGGCGCGGCCAGTTGGATGTCCGGCGGACCATTCGTCAGAACATTGAGTATGACGGTCTTATGTTCGACATTGCCTGGAAACAGACCAAGGTTGATCGGCCGAAGGTTGTCGCGATTTGTGATGTTTCAGGTTCCGTCGCGCAGTACGCAACCTTCTTGCTCATGTTTCTCTATTCTCTCACGGAGGTCTTGCCGAAGGTACGGGCCTTCGCCTTCTCAAACCAGCTTGGCGAAGTGACTGACCTGTTTGGAGAAAAGAAAATCGAAGAAGCGATTGCTGAGGCGCTTTCCGTTCATGGTGGTGGGTCGACGGATTATGGCCAGGCGTTTGAGGATTTTGAGGCCATAGCGCTTGACGACATTGACCACCGAACAACAGTTTTGGTGCTGGGGGATGCCAGATCGAACTTTGGTGATCCACGGGCGGATATTTTGGACAAGATCCACGATCGTGCCCGACGCGTTTTGTGGCTCAATCCAGAAGGGAAGACCCTTTGGAATACCGGGGATTCTGAGATGAAACGGCTGAGCCCCCATTGTGATCGGGCTGTGGTTTGCTCGTCTCTGAATGATCTGGAACGGATTGTCAGTGACATTCTCCGCACCGCTGTCTGA
- a CDS encoding MoxR family ATPase (Derived by automated computational analysis using gene prediction method: Protein Homology.) yields the protein MTERYDVTVPRAEITDIQDGFAKEGYICNAHIATAIFLARNLDKPILVEGPPGVGKTELAKATSEYLNLELIRLQCYEGLDEAKALYEWKYGKQLLYTQVLKEKLGDLMEGAQGLAASMDRLHEFDDTFFSEEFLEPRALLKSLWSKDGSVLLIDEIDKSDDEFEAFLLELLSEYQITVPELGTIKAKSSPIVFLTSNNTREIGDALKRRCIHLYIPFPDADLETRIITARVPEVEEGLRKQLVSFVQNLRELELKKVPAVSETIDWARTLVLLHAKELDSDMVRNTLNVLLKFQDDIDNIDSDINALTTKARSAAE from the coding sequence ATGACAGAGAGATACGACGTGACAGTGCCAAGAGCAGAAATTACAGACATCCAGGATGGGTTCGCCAAAGAGGGCTACATATGTAATGCCCATATCGCGACAGCCATCTTTCTTGCCCGAAACCTGGATAAGCCGATCCTGGTTGAAGGTCCTCCTGGTGTGGGGAAAACAGAACTTGCCAAGGCGACGTCGGAGTATCTCAATCTCGAGCTGATCCGCCTTCAGTGTTACGAAGGCCTGGATGAAGCGAAAGCTCTCTATGAGTGGAAATACGGGAAGCAGCTTCTTTATACGCAGGTTCTGAAAGAGAAGCTGGGCGATCTTATGGAGGGTGCGCAGGGGCTTGCCGCGTCGATGGACCGCTTGCATGAATTTGATGACACGTTCTTCTCGGAAGAATTCCTGGAACCCCGGGCACTGTTGAAATCGCTATGGTCAAAAGATGGATCGGTTCTTCTCATTGACGAAATCGACAAATCGGACGACGAGTTTGAAGCATTTCTGCTGGAGCTTCTCTCTGAGTATCAGATTACGGTGCCTGAGCTTGGGACGATTAAAGCAAAGAGCTCGCCGATCGTGTTCCTCACGTCGAACAATACGCGCGAGATCGGGGACGCGCTGAAACGTCGGTGTATTCATCTCTACATTCCTTTCCCCGATGCCGATCTTGAAACACGGATCATCACTGCCCGTGTTCCTGAAGTCGAAGAGGGCTTGCGCAAGCAGCTTGTTTCGTTTGTTCAGAACCTGCGAGAGCTTGAACTGAAAAAAGTGCCTGCTGTCAGCGAGACGATTGACTGGGCGCGGACATTGGTGCTTCTCCACGCGAAGGAGCTGGATTCAGACATGGTGCGCAATACGCTCAATGTCCTGCTGAAGTTCCAGGATGATATCGACAACATCGACAGCGATATCAATGCGCTGACCACCAAGGCCCGCTCCGCAGCGGAGTGA